In Eremothecium gossypii ATCC 10895 chromosome II, complete sequence, the genomic window TTCACGCACGGTCCATACACCCATTTGAAAAGGATTCTCACCCTATTTACCACGACTCCCACATAAGGGGAAATCATCATCATAAAACCGCGAGGGGAAGGAATGGACAACGAAGGTCATAATGAGTGGGCCTGAAGGCAATACTGCAAGAACTGTAATTACGCTGTTGAGTTAACTCTGAGAATCATGCTCAGCAAATGAAGTCAAAAAATGAGGTAGAACAGAACAGAAAACATTAACTTATGGCGATTAAAGCGCTATGATTAAAGTATAGCAAAGACTGAGATTGAATATAAAACTGCGGTAAATGAACAAATATCGTATTTTCAAGATTTGCCGAAGGCAGCTGCGTATGAGTAGTTTGTCGTGCCGGCATTGGAAGTGTTATTGGTAGCACCACCTCTTCTGCTGTTGGGACCCCTGACACCCAATGGGTTCTTAGAGAAACTCAACCTAATTCCACCTTTATTATTGTGGGTGCCGCTTGTACGCGCCAATTGACTACCGTATAATTCAGCCAATGCCCTCGTTGCATGCGCAACGTCCTCGAACTCAACAAAGCACATTGGACCATGGCCATTACCGTTGTTATTTTTATTCCTAAATGACAATCTCCTGAATCCCTTCTGACTAGAGAATAACTGGCGCAATTCTTGTTCAGTTGCATCTGGCGGCAAGTTACCAACATAGAGAGTGTTACAAGGGGGGTTCTGATCAGCTGGATTTGCGGGAGGAGGAACTTTAGCCAACAAAGATAAATCAACTTGTGAAATACCATTAGTATTTTGCAaagctgcagcagcatTTTTAGGGCCGTTGACTTGTAAAGTTTTTGAGATGCTATTTCTGCTGCTACCCTTCTGCTGTCCGGATGTTACCTGCTGCTGTGACTGACCAACGATGGCTTGCTGAGAATTCTGTTGCTGAGGTTGTTGCGGCGGATGTTGTTGTGGTTGTTGCTGTTGAggttgctgctgctgctgctgctgttggtgctgctgctggtgctgttGTGAATGAGCCTGCGATTGTTGAGACTGCTGCTGTTGTGGCTGCTGTGAAAGAGactgttgctgctgctggtgctgctgctgctggaggtggtgctgctgctgctggagttgctgctgctggtgaTGCAAATGCTGGTGATGCTGGAGTGCTTGGGATTGTGGCTGCGTCTGCGCTGGCGCCTGATGCGGTAATATGCCGCCCTGTGAAGACTGAGGTGGCAAGTTCATATCGGAGGATAGCGGTGTTACCAAGTTATATGACAAAGACTGACGTTGCGGCTGTGGTAGCGGTTGTTGCAAACCAGTTGCTAGTTGTGAAGATTGCACTTGACCCGTTAAATGCATAGGTGGTATTTCTGTGTTCGACTGCGAAGGATAAAAAGTTGAACTTTGGCGCCTTCCCGTGGTACCCCACTCCAAGTGAGGAGTTGGTGGCTGCGAAGTCGTCAAACCACTTATGCTGGAAGGAATGCCGGTTCCATTACCCCATATACTATCGTTAATCTCATCACTTTCCATCAATAAAAACGACTTCCCAGTGTCCTGGTGACCTTTCAACGGCGTCGTAATTAGATCTGGCTGCTGTGAGCCCATATTAGTTTGCTCGCTAGAAAACGGATCCGTGAATGAGAACCTGGAACGTTGGACCAAAAGGCTGGGTCTCTTCACACTAGAAGCTGATTGCGGTGGGCTAACCACGCCGGAAGCAGATAGCAAAGGCTGTTGATATGCAGTGACATGGGTGGGGGCTGGTGGGGAGCCCTGGTGCATTTGCATTTGAGTCTGGAACGGTATCTGCTGTTGCGTGAGCTCGTCAACCACTTCAACGTAGGTTTTGAACGGAAAGCTGGGCCCGAATATCTGAGCCTTCTCATCAAGAATAGTCGCATACTGGCACGCCAAATGCAAAGAATCGAATTTGGCAACGATGTAATTTGTGGACTCCTGGCCAGACGTCTGAGATCGCTCGGCGTACTGCTGGAAGCTCGACAACTCGATAGATAACACGCCGTGCGCCAATGCAAACAAAGCATGGCATTCCCGCAAGGTAGTGTCCTTCGGAACATTCTGCAACCGCACCAAGTAAGGGCCCTGTACATTGGACTGCTGTTGGGATGGCGGATTCGAGTTCATCGACAAGGTGTTCAGCATCGTGGCAATATGGAGCGGCGAATGGCTGTTGTTCATGCCCTTCGTTCCCGAAATACTGCCGGTGGCCCCACTACCGGCACCCAAGCTCGCCCCGCCACCGATGCTGTTCATGTTGACGTTATTACTATTATTGTTGGCCGTGCTGCCCGGGTTCGCGGGGTTGTTGTTGTTATTGCTTGCGCCGCCCCCTTGCGATTCCGCCCCCATCGCTACCACCGTGGAGTGGTGCAACGGCGACGAGTTGCTGGGCGTCATGTGCCCCACGTTCTCCGTGCTAGAGCTGAATGCGCGGTGTAGGTTGTACGCAGCGTTTTCCACGCTCGCAGACGAGTGACTGTTAACCAGCGACATCGCTCTCGATCCTCCCGATCCCTCGCGTCTGCGGAATACCAGGCGGTCCTGCGAACCACTTGAGTCAGGCTTGCGTGCGTCCGTGTGCGGCCGCGAGTTGGTTGTGTGGAACGAGGTCGTGCCCAAAAGTGGCTTGCTTCGGTGAAGGGAGGGTAACTCCAAGGCAGACGTGCGCAGAAAAATCAAACTGAGACTTAAAACAGACCAGCACACACGAAAGACCGAGCCGGTAGAAAAAAATGTGCAAAGAAAATGGCGATCGCGAACTTTGCTCAGTAGCTTGTGGTATGAGAACGTTCTCTGCGACACAGATATCGATATCGGTCACGGAACCTGCTGACTTGAGTGTCCGTCTGTTTCTTGTTTGTGGTTGTTTTCTTTTAAGAGTATGGTGTAATCTAATTAAAAGAAAAATATGCTGTTTGGCCTGTGATGCCTGTTATCGTGGCAATCCTTGCACCACGGCCCCTTGGCGTGCCCGCAAAAATTTTACCGGAAACATCACGGCGCACGATCACGGCGGCCGCAGACGGGGCCGCGGCGGGACCTTGTCGTTTCTTGCATCAACCGCGCGGCGCAAGGGCGCGGAATCGAATAGAGATAATTAATAGCGAGCTGCGAGCGCGTTAGAGGTCGCGGCCGAACAGACCGAGGCCCAGGGGCCGGTCGTTGAAGGTGATGGGCCGGTGGCAGCAGACCGGCACGGACTGCCAGCCCGTGCCGCGGGGGTCATCAGGTTCAGGGAAGCGCTGGCAAGCATGCATGAGACCGGCGATTTTTCGCTGGAGAGCTGCCCGTGCGGCTGGGGCGGGTCCGCGTAACTGGGGGGGCGGGCCTTCCAGCAGCGAGCGCAGCTGGACACTGGAGGGTGCGGCCGTCTGGATGCCGCGGGAGACCATCTCGGGGCGGGGGCCGGCACGGGGCTCCTTGAACACGAAGTCCGGAGTCGCGGGCGCGTCTGGTACcaggcgcgcgggcgcgcgaGGCGATTTCGGCGTAGCCGCCGAGGCCGCTGCGCGGTCGTCGGGGCGGGGCTTCGCGCGGCCGGCGACGTGTTTGGTCTTGCTGGCGCGCTTGTTGGAGTTGCTTTCCTTGCTCATGCTGTTGATTTGGCGAGTGGTAACGGGAGAGATGTGCGCTTGCCACCGTTTTTGTCCGCGGTTCCAGCCGGCGGCTCTGCCCAAAGCGGGTGGCTGCCGGGGCAACGGGCGGAACATGGGCGGCTAGCGAATGACGCGGACCGGCAGTGGCCACGCGCCAGggcggctgctgcgggtCGGCTAATACCTTTGTAGGTTATAACTTACACATACGGGCTGGCGCGATGCACAGCAATATTATGTATGTGTATCACTACTTGAACTAAAATTAAAGTGACGTGAAACCATCTTCGGGGGGAATAGGCGGCACCGACGGTGCACGTTCCCGCTGCACCGTTGGGCGGCAGATTAACAATTATCGATGGCAGTTGAAATAAAAATTTCATATTAAGCCCTGGGCTGGTGCCCGCTTAGACAGCCTGGGCAGCGGCCTGCGCGGCCATGCCTAGGCCCCTTGGGTGGGCTAGGTCGTCATGGGCTGTGGTGCCGGAGGCGGCGTCCTTGGCCGTCTGGTACTCGGTGGGGTCGACAATTCTGCCTGAGTTTCTGCTGACACCCTGTTTGGAGGGTTTATTCTGTCTCTCGACGGCCTCTGGGAAGGCGTCGCGCGTGGCGGACTCCGAGTAGACGTATACCTTTGGTGCCTTGGCGCTTGGGTCCTTGTAGACCTTGTATGGCTCGGATGTCGTGTACGAGGTGGTCTGAGGAGCGCTTGGGGCCTGGTATGTGTCGTAGGCGGCCTGCTTGGAGACTGGCGCGTGAGGCTCGGAGTGACCGTAGTTGGAAGCTCCGTAGGCACCCGCAGCGCCTGCCACGGCGGCACCAGCGGCAGCGGTCTTCGAACCGACGCCGTAGTTAGTCGCGTTGTTGTACTGATGTCCATGGCCGGTCATGACCTCGCCGTCGTAGGCGGCGCCCCTGGCTGGTCTGCCATCTTCTCTAAAGTAGTTCTTGCGGGATGGGACCACGGTCGCGCCACTGTGGATCGCAGTGCTGTTGTCAAAGGACTTGTCAGAAGCCGGGTCGTAGTAGTTGTCATTCTTGTTGCGGTTTCTGAAGGACATCACAGCTCTGCTAGCGGCCAAGAAGGTCGACCACACACAGTTGAGGAATAGTAGGAAGACAGCCGTCCAGATAAAGGCGAAGTTGCGAGGACCCAACTTGGCGTAACGGTTCCTGCTGTGGAAAGCGTTGCGAGCCTTAACGTAGCAAGCAGTGTATAAGCACGCGGCTAGAGTCACGAAGAACAATGCCAACCACAATGCAGGGGTCGACACATAAGCTGCCTTCTCGGTAAAGATGGAAACGATGTATGGGAGGATCGCCAAAACCATGAAGAACAAACCAATCACCAACATAGCCCAACCAACTCTCGACAAGTAGAAATAGGTAGCCCGCTTGCTGATAAAGTTTTCAGGCATCTCCGAAGAGTCACCCCAGTGGTCCCGTGGCGCGAAGCCCATGACCTTGTTGTTGGAACACACACCGGTGTGGTCATCACCGTACTCACACCAGTTGTAGTTGTACCATCTCGTGTTGGGTGGGGCCTGGTTGAAGTTGCTGGTGTTAGCTTCTAGCCAGTAGAAGTTCTTCAAGACGCCCGTGTGCTTCGCACCGGACAAAATCGTGAAAAAGCCCAACAGGCATGAGCCTAATAATAGTAGAAACGACAGCGATGTAATCACTCCTTTAAACATCATTTTGGAAGCCTAAAGTGTTTTGAGTCGACAGAGTAAGAGTAATAGTGAGGTTGGGGCCTCAATTGCAATCCGACTTTATGTATGAGGTATACATAACCCGCCCGATTTAGCTCGGGAGTAATATTTTGCTTTTAACTTTGCCCTACCCCTGATATTTTTGCTGTTTGGGTAGGAAGAGCACTGTTCTCCACTTCCCTGTACGCTATGATTGCTCGACTTAGCCGTTGGATTACGTAAAAGGCTCAGAACCCGAAATTTCTGGCATTTTTCATGTTTGCGCTTTCCTTCAAAGAACGTCGGACAGCCAAAAATATCCTAAACAGGAATTCTTGCTGATGACTAGCGAAGACGGGCTAGGGGTGCGAACCCCATGAATTTCGTAAGACGAATTAAGTTCACCATGGCGTTGGCTTCTGGGAGCCGACTGGGGCATCAATTGTTACATGTGTGCTGCTCTAACTTCACTAGATTATCTGATAACTGCAATTGTGAGTTCAGTTCTTCTATAGAGCATTCTACCGGGCACCATACCCGTGCAGTCTTTGAAGGAGAAATCTGCACTTCGCCTGGAAGCAAATAGAACTTAAACGCTCGGAGGTTCAGGGCCTGTAAAACATCTGTGGAAGCCTCATCCGCCCCACAAAAGTAGCTGACGTTGGCCTCCCCAAGGATTTGAAGTCGGAGAAAGCCACGTACAGAGACTTCTTCTTGCAATTTAGCGTCGTTTGTTATGTAAATCGTAGCTTTGGAACTATCCACCACAGTGGATAGAATCTTTCCCTTGAGCAGGTACAGAACCCCCTCGCTAGACAGGGGGTTAGATTGCAGCTCTGCGATTGAGGAGAAAACTTTTATGCTGTGTGACGCAACATCACTATTGGCAGCAGGAATGCGCGCACAGACGCATTCTGCTGGCAATGTTAGCGTATGGGCTAGTAGCGAGGGCACCGGAAGACGAGAATTTCTTTCCCCTAGGGAATTAATAGGAAAGCATACTTTATAGCGCTTGTAGTTGTGGAAAAAACATTTGTTTTCTATGCGCTGAAAAGCGCGATTGTAAAAAGCCTCCAGTAGACGCTCTTCATCTCCGGTGAACCTTGTGTCCCCCGTAATCAGCACTGCTTCACGTATAATGCCATTTATACGTTGCTGGTAGCTTTTAACATCAAGCTTTAGTCGAAATACCATGCCGAAGTTAGTTAGGTTTGTGTCGCGGCCATTATGGCAATCAACCAACCTCCGATTATAATGCCTGAGGGTATATGCATCAAGGTTATGGATATATTCTGGGTAAGATTTCACGTAGATGCATTCTGTCGCTTTTAGACGATTACAATAATCGTTTAGGTATGGGTCCAGCTTGCAAGAGATCAATAAGTTTTCCGTGAAGTCTGTAAATGAGAAATGATGCACCTTAGAACCAGGATCAACCCTTGCACATATCAACATCGCAAATATTGTTGCGGACGAGGTTGTTGCACTGAGCTGATCAATAGATAACGCATTACCTCTTTCAGGTAGCGGATTAGGCATTTTAATTGAAGTAAATTGAGTTAAAGTTTCTGCATTCACTTGCAGCGCCTTCAACTCCCAGCAAAAGCTATACGTACTGTCGCTGAAAAATAGTTTAGCCTTTGTTATAGATAGCCTTACCTCCAATTTATCTAGGCGACTGTTCAAGAGGATCAGGGCCTCCTTTCTGTCCATATTATGATCTATGTCGTATTGCTGGAGCACGTAATCTATGTCAGATGAGTATATCTCAATACAGTTCTTGGCGGGATCCTGGACTTCGCATGTATCAGCAGTAGTTAATGGAAAGTATAGTATGAACGAGCTGCCACGTGGAACACATTCTTCATAGACATTCGGGTACAGTCCAGCAATGAAGCCGGTCGTAGATACAAGTTTCCCTTCCTCGCTGTTTTCTAACGTGTCGATAGTTAAAGCCGTCTCAACGACACCAGCGGTCGTCGATGTACGCTTACGCTTCCCGGTGGCATCATCTGGGACAAGTGGGAGAGTGGGGCGCTTATTTGTTCCGTCACAAGGAGCACTATGTGTGCTGAGCGGTGAATGGGGCATCTGTTTTCTTTTCGAAGAGTTTGTTAGCTGCATAATCCTTGAGATAGGCTGCATGCTCAACACAGGCCTCTCGTCTCGTGTATATGATCGGCCGTGTTCTGTGCTCGGCAGTTCCACGGATGGTGAGTCAGCCTTTGGTTCGGTCACGACACCCTGTGGATACCCCGAAGAAACCGCAGCCGTTTCTTCTAAAGGATTCGGAAGAGAGAATCCAGTATGGAGTTGTTCCGCAGAGTTGAAATATGGATCATCCTGCTGCGAGTTGAAGTCATCTTGCGATTCCTTCATGCATAGGAGTTGGTTAGCACCAAACATAGGATTCATTCTCAAGTCCACCTGCGTTAACCGTTCTGTCCTATACTTTAAGTAGTCGATGAACTGTCTTGTAGAGTGAGCCAGGTTATTAAAATTAAACCTGTGGGAACTATCCCGGTCTAGTCGGATGAGATTATCGGTAATCTTATTCACGACACCCCAGTCCTCGTTCGATAGACGCTGGCTACCCGCAGCCTCATTCCGCAACTCCTTATCGATATCTATTCCAAGGATCTCGTCCAGGAGAATGCTACCATTTTTATCGTTCGTAATGAACTTGCCTCTACATCGAGCAAAGCATAGGTGTTTAATGTGGATATCCGCTAGATCGAACCCAGACTCATCGCCGACTTTCTCTGTATCTAGCCCAAAACCATGCATTAGCAGCTTCAAGACAATCGCCACAAGCTGCGATTGTTCCCATGTCCTGCAAGGAAGCTTTACGACATATGGGATTCGGTCATCGCGGCCATGTTCAAAGTTTTGCAGCATTAGCACGCAGCTAGTGGATGGGGTGAACACGATCCTAGTAAGGACCGCGACGAACTCAACCTTCTGTGCTACAATATCATCACTGGAGAAAAACCTCAGAAGTTCCGCGGGCCTGGATATGTACTGGTACTCCCCCTGCATGTG contains:
- a CDS encoding ABL158Cp (Syntenic homolog of Saccharomyces cerevisiae YDL224C (WHI4) and YNL197C (WHI3)) translates to MSLVNSHSSASVENAAYNLHRAFSSSTENVGHMTPSNSSPLHHSTVVAMGAESQGGGASNNNNNPANPGSTANNNSNNVNMNSIGGGASLGAGSGATGSISGTKGMNNSHSPLHIATMLNTLSMNSNPPSQQQSNVQGPYLVRLQNVPKDTTLRECHALFALAHGVLSIELSSFQQYAERSQTSGQESTNYIVAKFDSLHLACQYATILDEKAQIFGPSFPFKTYVEVVDELTQQQIPFQTQMQMHQGSPPAPTHVTAYQQPLLSASGVVSPPQSASSVKRPSLLVQRSRFSFTDPFSSEQTNMGSQQPDLITTPLKGHQDTGKSFLLMESDEINDSIWGNGTGIPSSISGLTTSQPPTPHLEWGTTGRRQSSTFYPSQSNTEIPPMHLTGQVQSSQLATGLQQPLPQPQRQSLSYNLVTPLSSDMNLPPQSSQGGILPHQAPAQTQPQSQALQHHQHLHHQQQQLQQQQHHLQQQQHQQQQQSLSQQPQQQQSQQSQAHSQQHQQQHQQQQQQQQPQQQQPQQHPPQQPQQQNSQQAIVGQSQQQVTSGQQKGSSRNSISKTLQVNGPKNAAAALQNTNGISQVDLSLLAKVPPPANPADQNPPCNTLYVGNLPPDATEQELRQLFSSQKGFRRLSFRNKNNNGNGHGPMCFVEFEDVAHATRALAELYGSQLARTSGTHNNKGGIRLSFSKNPLGVRGPNSRRGGATNNTSNAGTTNYSYAAAFGKS
- a CDS encoding ABL157Wp (NOHBY209; No homolog in Saccharomyces cerevisiae), with translation MGRWQQTGTDCQPVPRGSSGSGKRWQACMRPAIFRWRAARAAGAGPRNWGGGPSSSERSWTLEGAAVWMPRETISGRGPARGSLNTKSGVAGASGTRRAGARGDFGVAAEAAARSSGRGFARPATCLVLLARLLELLSLLMLLIWRVVTGEMCACHRFCPRFQPAALPKAGGCRGNGRNMGG
- a CDS encoding SUR7/PalI family protein (Syntenic homolog of Saccharomyces cerevisiae YDL222C (FMP45) and YNL194C), which codes for MMFKGVITSLSFLLLLGSCLLGFFTILSGAKHTGVLKNFYWLEANTSNFNQAPPNTRWYNYNWCEYGDDHTGVCSNNKVMGFAPRDHWGDSSEMPENFISKRATYFYLSRVGWAMLVIGLFFMVLAILPYIVSIFTEKAAYVSTPALWLALFFVTLAACLYTACYVKARNAFHSRNRYAKLGPRNFAFIWTAVFLLFLNCVWSTFLAASRAVMSFRNRNKNDNYYDPASDKSFDNSTAIHSGATVVPSRKNYFREDGRPARGAAYDGEVMTGHGHQYNNATNYGVGSKTAAAGAAVAGAAGAYGASNYGHSEPHAPVSKQAAYDTYQAPSAPQTTSYTTSEPYKVYKDPSAKAPKVYVYSESATRDAFPEAVERQNKPSKQGVSRNSGRIVDPTEYQTAKDAASGTTAHDDLAHPRGLGMAAQAAAQAV
- the CDC13 gene encoding telomere-binding protein CDC13 (Syntenic homolog of Saccharomyces cerevisiae YDL220C (CDC13)), coding for MQGEYQYISRPAELLRFFSSDDIVAQKVEFVAVLTRIVFTPSTSCVLMLQNFEHGRDDRIPYVVKLPCRTWEQSQLVAIVLKLLMHGFGLDTEKVGDESGFDLADIHIKHLCFARCRGKFITNDKNGSILLDEILGIDIDKELRNEAAGSQRLSNEDWGVVNKITDNLIRLDRDSSHRFNFNNLAHSTRQFIDYLKYRTERLTQVDLRMNPMFGANQLLCMKESQDDFNSQQDDPYFNSAEQLHTGFSLPNPLEETAAVSSGYPQGVVTEPKADSPSVELPSTEHGRSYTRDERPVLSMQPISRIMQLTNSSKRKQMPHSPLSTHSAPCDGTNKRPTLPLVPDDATGKRKRTSTTAGVVETALTIDTLENSEEGKLVSTTGFIAGLYPNVYEECVPRGSSFILYFPLTTADTCEVQDPAKNCIEIYSSDIDYVLQQYDIDHNMDRKEALILLNSRLDKLEVRLSITKAKLFFSDSTYSFCWELKALQVNAETLTQFTSIKMPNPLPERGNALSIDQLSATTSSATIFAMLICARVDPGSKVHHFSFTDFTENLLISCKLDPYLNDYCNRLKATECIYVKSYPEYIHNLDAYTLRHYNRRLVDCHNGRDTNLTNFGMVFRLKLDVKSYQQRINGIIREAVLITGDTRFTGDEERLLEAFYNRAFQRIENKCFFHNYKRYKVCFPINSLGERNSRLPVPSLLAHTLTLPAECVCARIPAANSDVASHSIKVFSSIAELQSNPLSSEGVLYLLKGKILSTVVDSSKATIYITNDAKLQEEVSVRGFLRLQILGEANVSYFCGADEASTDVLQALNLRAFKFYLLPGEVQISPSKTARVWCPVECSIEELNSQLQLSDNLVKLEQHTCNN